In the Dolichospermum flos-aquae CCAP 1403/13F genome, CATATTCCAAAGCATAACCAGCGATTTTATAACAATTAAATCCTGGATCTAAATAATCAGATAATCCCCCATTGACACTAGAAAACACCTGACAACCACAAGCTAATGCTTCCATTGGTTGTAAACCAAATCCTTCGCTAACTCCTTGTAATTTCCAATATTCCGCCGAATCATAAAGATAAACTTTCGTGCGATTAAATAAAGCTGGTAAATCTTCTACATAACTATCAATAACCAACACCTTACATTTTTTTTCTAAAGCTGGAATTAATGACTTAATTAAATATTCTGAAGATTTCCGCGTTTGAACTAAAACATCAATATCTCGATTTTGATGTAAATTAGTAAATTCCTGACTAATTTGATTAGGTAAATAATAAATTAGAGAATTTGGTGCTTGTTGTCCCCAATAACCTAGAGAATTTCTGCTAACTGTAATTATGGGAATACCTGATGGTAAATTAATCTTATAACCTGCACTGTGAGCATGATAAATTACATGATATTTTTGCAATTTAGATGCAAGTTTACCAACATCAAATCCCCAACTAATCACAAAAATTACATCATCTAAATTTTCCTCTTGCAATAAATCATCTAAAAACAATTTATCTGATTCCCGCTGACGATAAGTAACTACTTCAGCAGCACAAATCTGTTGAGCTAAAGTAACCGTTTTCAACTCCGCCCAAAGACCACCACAAGCAAATTTACCATCTGTCCCCGGAACTAAAAAGTAAAGCTTTTTCATAATACTAAATATTAAATTTTCTTCCTTCTTTCTTCTTCCTTCGTGTTCTTCGTTCCTTTGTGGTTCATTAATTCCTGATTTATTAACTCCTGATTTATTAACTCCTATTTTTCCCAAGATACCTTAACAAAATGACTTTCCTTTCCCCAAAAATCACGAGCAATAGTAATATTTTCAACAGCCAAATTAAAAGGGATAGAAGTTGTAATATAACGCTGAGTGAGCATTCCTAAATCCGGTGCAATTCCCGCTGCGGCCGTTGCTGCTAAACCTAAGCCAATAAGTTGTTCAATTGGTCGAAACGGCAACATAAAAGGTACAGTTACCGATAGTCCAGCAGTTAATAACATAGCCACAGATACATTTGTGCCACAACGGGGATGTATAGCTAAATCCCATTCTCCACTGGTAAGACGATGTTTAGCTAATGTTACCGCGCGGCGCAAATCATTAATATTCACATCACCATATAGAAAAAATCCCTGTTCGGTAGACAAACCACCTAATAATTCATCATCTAATTGCGTATTAGTGCTTGTTCCTGGTGGTGAATAGGGTTTTTTATTGTCCCCTAATACCCAAACCGTAGCGTGTTCTAGAGCGTGAACTTGACGTAACATGAGAATTTCTTTCAACCCAGGAATAAAAGATAGCTGTTGGAGTAAATCAGCATCTTGGCTGGGGTGAGGTGCAAGAAAGTCAAAGCTAAAGGAAGATGATTCGTCCAAATAAGCAGTATTCATAAAACCTCACGGTAATATATGTTTTTTAACCAGGACTATGGCGGGCTAGAAGCCGACCCCACAATAAATATATAACTTTTGTGGGGTGGGCATCCTGTCCGCCAATCTTATATTTAACACAAACAGCAGAAGTCCCACATCTCACTATACCGGAGTGTGGGATGAATACAATACACGCGAGTGAGGAATTGACCAACAGGCGAAATTGAAAGCAGTTCAATCAGGATCGTTGGTCAATGACGAATGAACATTTTCCGATTTAAGAGAATCTATCCAATCTTCTACCAAAGACGTAATAGTTTTGTCTTTAGTGGCTACCCTTTATGTTATCATAAAAACAGGTCGAAAGGAAACGAAAAACATGAGAACATCTTACCAATACCGATTAAAACCAACAAAAGAACAAGCGGAAAAAATTGATAAAATACTAGATATGCTGCGTTGTCAGTACAATTATCAACTTGCTCAACGGTTTAATTGGTATGAGGCAAATCGCTCTCCTCTTGATAGATGTTCCATTTTCGTTTGTCATTTACCAGAGTTAAAAAATAAACCTAATCGCTTTAGTCAGCAAGCATCATTAACCCAACTTAAAAAAGACCGACCTTGGTACAGAGATATTCATTCTCAAGTGCTACAAGAAGTGCCTAAAAAAGTTGAATTAGCTTTTGATAGATGGTTGAAAGGTGATAGCAAAGGCAAAAAATCTGGTAGACCTAGATTTAAAGGTGTTGGACAATACAAAACATTTACGTTTCCTCAATTCAAGCAACATCACTTTGTCAATAACAAGATTACGCTGTCTAAAATAGGAGATGTAAAGGTAATTGTTCATCGTCAAATCCCCGACGGGTTTGAGATTAAAACTGTGTCTGTCACTAAAAAAGCAGATGGGTATTATGTAACTTTAAGCCTTGACGACAAAACAGTTCCAACAATTAAACCTGATTTTAATGCTAATAATATTATTGGTATTGATGTCGGATTAATTGATTTTATTGTCACCTCAGACGATGAAAGAATTGCCGCCCCTAAGTTTTTACGTAAAGCTGAACGTAAATTAAAATCTGCACAACGTCGCGTTTCTCGCAGAAACAAAAATTCTAACCGACGTAAAAAAGCGATTAAAAAACTGGGTATTCAACACAAGAAAGTATCAGATACCCGCAAAGATTTCCACTTTAAAACAGCAAACAATTTACTCAAAAAGTACGATGTTATTGCTGTAGAAAAGTTAAATATAAAAGGACTCGCTAGAACAAGGTTGGCTAAAAGTATTAATGACGCTGGTTGGGGACAATTTATTTCGATACTAACAGTCAAAGCCGTAAATGCTGGACTAAAAGTAATCGCTGTAAATCCAAACGGTACAAGCCAAGAATGCTCTAGTTGCGATGCCCTGAGCTTGCCGAAGGGTGGTCACAAAGTTAAAAAGCCGCTATCCCAAAGAATGCACAATTGCCCTATCTGCCATGCAAGTTTGTGCAGGGATCTAAATGCGGCTATAAATATCAAGAACCGTGGGACACACGGTCTTAAAGCTCAGTCAATGTCTTCATAGAAGAGTCGCGCTCGTTGCCCACACTCACCCGAAGGGTGAGTGTGGAGTATGTCACTTGTGTCTATCTACCTATTTAATGCCTAACAATTCCACATCAAAAATTAAAGTAGAGTAGGGGGGAATCACACCACCAGCACCACGGGCACCATAACCTAATTGTTCAGGGATAATTAATTGGCGACGGCCACCTACTTTCATAGTGATTACGCCTTCGTCCCAACCTTTAATTACTTGTCCTACACCAATTTTAAAGCTAAAGGGTTTACCGCGATCGCGCGAGCTATCAAATTTAGTCCCATCTTTTAAAGTACCGATATAGTGAACCTCAACGGTTTGGCCAGTTTGGGGAATTGCGCCCGTTCCCTCGACTAGTTCCACATATTTTAATCCAGAGTCGGTAGTAACAACTTTAGCTTCAGACATAGTATTGCTCTTGATTAGAGTATTGTTTTCTTGAGTGACAGTGGTGGTTGGTTGTGCTGGGGAAGAATTACCGATTGCAGTGATTGCAGTATCTTTTTGACCACTAATTTGGGTAAATACTAAAACGCCAACACATACCAGCATTAACACCACGCTGAGGAAAATCCCTTTCAAAATCAGCCCTCTCTGTTTTAATTACTGATGATCAGATTACCGATAGAACACAAATTAGTTTAAATCAGAAATGACCGTTTAGCGCCACAGCTTATTTTCCAAATCCCGAACCTGACGCTCTAAACGGTCAATTCTTCCCCGTAATTCATCTACTTCTGACTGACGGGCAACTCCCAAGTCCTGCATCATATTCCGCATTTGTCGGTGCATTTGCTCATCCCAATTACCTTGTTCAGACTGTAATTGGGTAACAAGATCATCCATTACCGCCTTAGCTTGCTCAGGATTGAGTTTACCGTCTTTAACCAGTTCATCACTGACTTCTTTCAGTTTGTCTGCAACTAAAGAAGTTGTGCCAATACCCAACATCATTAACTGTTGCAACCAATTGTTACTATCCATACTCCCTTCCTCTGACTAAAAGCTTCGTAATTCTAGCCTACACATTTATTTTGTCAGTTGTCAGTTGTCAGTTGTCAGTCGGAAAAATCTTATTCCTACCTCCCCTACCTCCTCCTCTACCTCCCCTACCTCCTCCTCTACCTCCCCTACCTCCTCCTCTACCTCCCCTACCTCCCCTACCTCCCCTACCTCCCCTACCTCCCCTACCTCCTCCCCCCTACATCCCCTTGCTCTACTAAACCTGCATCCAACCGTGCATTGGTGCTATGGCTTTAGTGACTGATTCAATGATGTCTGGAGGTGCTTCTGAAAGCATGACACTGGGATAAACAGCAGTTCCCCATTGAGGATGCACAAGAACATGGCATTTATTTTGAATTGCGGGATACTTGAGTAAGGCTTGGGCTACTGCTGTATCATCGTGGGGAACTAAGCCAGAATGAGACAGTAATGGATAACCTGTCCGGGGATCTATCAAGTCTGTTAAATACCCGCGGTCGCGCAAATTAAATGCCAAATCGCAACCAAATCGCATAAATTTTTCCCGCAGCTTTTCCTTTTCTATTTCTGTTTCTGTGGTCATTTCTTCTAGAGAATATTGTGATTGCTGTAAAACAACCACTACCCACAAAAACTGCTGCTGTTTCCAATCTGGTAAGATCTGTTCGCAATTGGCACAGATATATGGACTGGGAGTATGAATAGAAATCTCTACAGCTTGTCCTGTTTTGCCAACTAAATGAATAGGACAGCTAGGCTGTGAAATACAAACTGGGGGATAAGACACCACATTAATTCGGTTTATGAAAGTTTTTAAATTTATCTTTGCTAAAAATAATAACTCTTAAATCTCCAAATAAATCATCAAATTTTGCGAATAATTAGATGAGGACAATTATTTACTCTAATGGAAGCATCCAAGCAAGTTGAGAAAGTTTAAAGAGAGAAAATAAGAAACCCCCAAAGAGAGGGGGATTGTAGGTTATTCGAGTGGAGTGAACAACTAAGTAATAAATACCTAGAGTAAATAGAG is a window encoding:
- a CDS encoding glycosyltransferase — its product is MKKLYFLVPGTDGKFACGGLWAELKTVTLAQQICAAEVVTYRQRESDKLFLDDLLQEENLDDVIFVISWGFDVGKLASKLQKYHVIYHAHSAGYKINLPSGIPIITVSRNSLGYWGQQAPNSLIYYLPNQISQEFTNLHQNRDIDVLVQTRKSSEYLIKSLIPALEKKCKVLVIDSYVEDLPALFNRTKVYLYDSAEYWKLQGVSEGFGLQPMEALACGCQVFSSVNGGLSDYLDPGFNCYKIAGYALEYDVDRILKVLASSTSLTLSENVLAEYRTENIIQRLRVILTEINDFFTHENNYSNPIANLTKIRLAKLFIQRIFGKIKKKYLQSN
- a CDS encoding DUF6391 domain-containing protein, translating into MNTAYLDESSSFSFDFLAPHPSQDADLLQQLSFIPGLKEILMLRQVHALEHATVWVLGDNKKPYSPPGTSTNTQLDDELLGGLSTEQGFFLYGDVNINDLRRAVTLAKHRLTSGEWDLAIHPRCGTNVSVAMLLTAGLSVTVPFMLPFRPIEQLIGLGLAATAAAGIAPDLGMLTQRYITTSIPFNLAVENITIARDFWGKESHFVKVSWEK
- a CDS encoding RNA-guided endonuclease InsQ/TnpB family protein, producing MRTSYQYRLKPTKEQAEKIDKILDMLRCQYNYQLAQRFNWYEANRSPLDRCSIFVCHLPELKNKPNRFSQQASLTQLKKDRPWYRDIHSQVLQEVPKKVELAFDRWLKGDSKGKKSGRPRFKGVGQYKTFTFPQFKQHHFVNNKITLSKIGDVKVIVHRQIPDGFEIKTVSVTKKADGYYVTLSLDDKTVPTIKPDFNANNIIGIDVGLIDFIVTSDDERIAAPKFLRKAERKLKSAQRRVSRRNKNSNRRKKAIKKLGIQHKKVSDTRKDFHFKTANNLLKKYDVIAVEKLNIKGLARTRLAKSINDAGWGQFISILTVKAVNAGLKVIAVNPNGTSQECSSCDALSLPKGGHKVKKPLSQRMHNCPICHASLCRDLNAAINIKNRGTHGLKAQSMSS
- a CDS encoding FKBP-type peptidyl-prolyl cis-trans isomerase, producing MLVCVGVLVFTQISGQKDTAITAIGNSSPAQPTTTVTQENNTLIKSNTMSEAKVVTTDSGLKYVELVEGTGAIPQTGQTVEVHYIGTLKDGTKFDSSRDRGKPFSFKIGVGQVIKGWDEGVITMKVGGRRQLIIPEQLGYGARGAGGVIPPYSTLIFDVELLGIK
- a CDS encoding phasin family protein produces the protein MDSNNWLQQLMMLGIGTTSLVADKLKEVSDELVKDGKLNPEQAKAVMDDLVTQLQSEQGNWDEQMHRQMRNMMQDLGVARQSEVDELRGRIDRLERQVRDLENKLWR
- a CDS encoding methylmalonic aciduria and homocystinuria type D protein — its product is MVSYPPVCISQPSCPIHLVGKTGQAVEISIHTPSPYICANCEQILPDWKQQQFLWVVVVLQQSQYSLEEMTTETEIEKEKLREKFMRFGCDLAFNLRDRGYLTDLIDPRTGYPLLSHSGLVPHDDTAVAQALLKYPAIQNKCHVLVHPQWGTAVYPSVMLSEAPPDIIESVTKAIAPMHGWMQV